A genome region from Solirubrobacter pauli includes the following:
- a CDS encoding ArsA family ATPase: MLTSLEPLLEGKRMVICAGSGGVGKTTTAAAVALGLAERGKKVAVVTIDPAKRLATALGLDELGNAPHRVPLQAEGELWAMMLDAKRTFDELIERLAPDERTRDEVFANRIYQQLSSAVAGSQEFTAIAKLYELDQSAQFDVLVLDTPPWRNALDFLDAPGRLTRFFQGRAIRMFLKPAGLLGRGTGLVFSVMRKVTGVDLLQDLSGFFRSLSGMIDGFTERARRVGALLEDPATTFLIVTAPRHDPVEEAIFFHRKLREAGMPFGGLVVNRVHQPPDDALPEPVAIELGPALAERVSAAAAQLGALAARDAGNVARLRSRLGDPPTLVVPELDGDVHDLDGLAAVRAHLFREGSP; encoded by the coding sequence ATGCTGACCTCTCTCGAGCCGCTGCTCGAGGGGAAGCGGATGGTCATCTGCGCCGGGTCAGGCGGCGTCGGCAAGACGACGACCGCCGCGGCGGTCGCACTCGGGCTCGCCGAGCGTGGCAAGAAGGTCGCCGTGGTGACCATCGACCCCGCGAAGCGGCTCGCGACGGCGCTCGGGCTCGACGAGCTCGGCAACGCCCCGCACCGGGTGCCGCTGCAGGCCGAGGGCGAGCTATGGGCGATGATGCTCGACGCCAAGCGCACGTTCGACGAGCTGATCGAGCGGCTCGCGCCGGACGAGCGCACGCGCGACGAGGTGTTCGCCAACCGGATCTACCAGCAGCTCTCGAGCGCGGTCGCCGGCTCGCAGGAGTTCACGGCGATCGCCAAGCTCTACGAGCTCGACCAGTCCGCGCAGTTCGACGTCCTCGTGCTGGACACGCCGCCGTGGCGCAACGCGCTCGACTTCCTCGACGCGCCCGGCCGCCTCACCCGCTTCTTCCAGGGCCGGGCGATCCGGATGTTCCTCAAGCCCGCCGGCCTCCTCGGCCGCGGCACCGGCCTCGTGTTCAGCGTCATGCGCAAGGTCACCGGCGTCGACCTGCTGCAGGACCTGAGCGGCTTCTTCCGCTCGCTGAGCGGGATGATCGACGGCTTCACCGAGCGTGCCCGGCGCGTCGGCGCGCTGCTCGAGGACCCCGCGACGACGTTCCTGATCGTCACGGCGCCGCGCCACGACCCCGTCGAGGAGGCGATCTTCTTCCACCGCAAGCTGCGCGAGGCCGGGATGCCGTTCGGCGGGCTCGTCGTGAACCGCGTGCATCAGCCGCCCGACGACGCGCTGCCGGAGCCGGTCGCCATCGAGCTCGGCCCGGCGCTGGCGGAGCGGGTGAGCGCCGCGGCCGCGCAACTCGGCGCGCTGGCCGCACGCGACGCGGGCAACGTGGCGCGGCTGCGCTCCCGGCTGGGCGACCCGCCGACCCTCGTCGTGCCCGAGCTGGACGGGGACGTCCACGACCTCGACGGCCTTGCCGCGGTCCGCGCGCACCTCTTCCGCGAAGGCTCGCCTTGA
- a CDS encoding winged helix-turn-helix transcriptional regulator, translating into MPDPSCPVCRTAEIVCGKWTLLIVRDLAEGRSRFCELERSLGGISPRTLSLRLRALEEEGIVHRTTFPEVPPRVEYALTEKGRALVPIIDSMRVYGSEWLGAEGSCAEAPETAEAVAA; encoded by the coding sequence ATGCCTGACCCGTCTTGCCCCGTGTGCCGCACTGCCGAGATCGTCTGCGGGAAGTGGACGCTGCTGATCGTCCGCGACCTGGCCGAGGGCCGGTCGCGCTTCTGCGAGCTGGAGCGCTCACTCGGCGGGATCTCGCCGCGCACGCTCTCCCTGCGCCTGCGCGCGCTGGAAGAAGAGGGCATCGTGCACCGGACGACGTTCCCCGAGGTGCCACCGCGCGTCGAGTACGCGCTGACGGAGAAGGGCCGCGCGCTGGTGCCGATCATCGACTCGATGCGGGTCTACGGCAGCGAGTGGCTCGGCGCCGAGGGCTCGTGCGCCGAAGCGCCCGAGACGGCTGAAGCCGTCGCGGCTTAG
- a CDS encoding AAA family ATPase, with protein sequence MRVRERGTGWPWTIPALAQLDELPLAPGVTFLVGENGSGKSTLVEGIAVAAGFAPEGGSLQFGAQTREEAPPLGDALLLVRGARRPRDGFFLRAETFFNVVSAIDVYGAQDAYGGVSLHERSHGEGFLDLAVHRFRDGGLFVLDEPEAALSPQGLFSLLRRIHDLVESGSQFVIATHSPILLAYPGALIYELGEDGLVETAYEDTDHFQMTRAFLEAPGRFLGRLFD encoded by the coding sequence GTGCGGGTGCGGGAGCGGGGCACGGGCTGGCCGTGGACGATCCCGGCGCTGGCGCAGCTGGACGAGCTGCCGCTCGCGCCCGGCGTGACGTTCCTGGTCGGCGAGAACGGCTCGGGCAAGTCGACGCTGGTCGAGGGGATCGCGGTCGCGGCCGGCTTCGCTCCCGAGGGCGGCTCGCTCCAGTTCGGCGCGCAGACGCGCGAGGAGGCGCCGCCCCTCGGCGACGCGCTGCTGCTCGTCCGCGGCGCGCGGCGTCCGCGTGACGGCTTCTTCCTGCGTGCGGAGACGTTCTTCAACGTCGTCAGCGCGATCGACGTCTACGGCGCCCAGGACGCCTACGGCGGCGTCTCCCTGCACGAGCGCTCGCACGGCGAGGGCTTCCTCGACCTGGCCGTGCACCGGTTCCGGGACGGCGGTCTGTTCGTGCTCGACGAGCCCGAGGCCGCGCTGTCGCCGCAGGGCCTGTTCTCGCTGCTGCGGCGCATCCACGACCTCGTCGAGTCCGGCTCGCAGTTCGTGATCGCGACCCACTCCCCGATCCTGCTCGCCTACCCGGGCGCGCTGATCTACGAGCTCGGCGAGGACGGGCTCGTGGAGACGGCCTACGAGGACACCGACCACTTCCAGATGACGCGCGCCTTCCTCGAGGCGCCCGGGCGCTTCCTAGGCCGGCTGTTCGACTGA